GCCTTTATCATCAACCAGGCGGCCAATGAAAGAGATCAATGGTTTCTCGGTATCCAGATCAAAGCGTTTGCAAAGTGCTTCTTTATTTTTTTGTTTGCCTTCGGCAATGTTTTTTAAGGAATAGTTAGCCGCAATCATCGGGTCGGTTTCCGGGTTCCATACCTGGGTATCAATGCCGTTAACAATGCCCACACCACGGTGGCGCTCCATCTGGAACAAATGCTCCAATCCGTTAGATTGCCAGGTGAGCTCATCCATATAACTTGGCGAAACGGTGGTATAAGCTGAGCAGCACCGCACCGCAGATGCCAGCGGATTAATGCCGTTGCTCCAATCCAGCAATCCGGTAGAGGTCATGTCCACCTCCGGCAGGTAGGCAAACTTTGACCAGCCGAAAGCACCATGATACTGTCCGTTATGGATGGTAAACACGGTACGCGTATTGGCCAGGCGTTTATACAAGGCAGAGTGCGCCAGCATAAAAGGAATCAGCCCGCTATGGTGGTCATGACAGTGAATGATATCAGGCGCTTGCTGCGACCAGTTGATCCAGTCCAGAAATGCCAGCTGATAGGCGATAAACTGTTCGGTTTCGTCTGGATAACTATAAATATTCTCGCGGTCCAGCAAACCGGGGATGTGGATGAGGTATAATTCAAAACCCAGTGTATCCGCTTTCTCTTTCCAAACCTCAAACTCAGTACGCTTGCCGCCAAACAGGTTGGTGGCCCGAAAAACAACGTCAAACTGATGCTCGCGCACAAACTTTCGGTCATAATGCGGCAACACAACAGCGGCGCTCAGTCCGGCTTTATTCTGATATTTCGGCAGTGCTCCAACAACGTCGCCCAAACCGCCAATCTTGGCAACTGGATAACATTCTGCACTGAGGTGGTAGATTCTCATACTCGGTTTTACAGGGTCAATTTAAACAAAGATCATCAAAACATAAACCTATGAATATTATTATAGTTTTTTAAATATACTGGCCAAAATGCTGAAAATTTAACAGTGGAGGGCGTTTTTGACTTATTATTTTTGCATGAAGACGACCAATTCTATGCAGACTTAGTGTAACGGCTACGTAGAGGGTTACGGATATAGGCGCGGTTATTACCGCGTAAATACCACAAAGGTGTAACCGGCACCAAAACTGCGGTATAATTATACCACGTCATTGCCAGGAACAAAGCCGATATAAAACACAAAAACGCCCTTGCTGCACATCAGCAAGGGCGTTATATAAAATAAAATATCTGCTAAAGATTATCTGTCGCTCGCCATCGGGCTTTTCACATCCACCACCGGTCGCTCAGCCCTGTTGGCCAGATCCCAGCCAATATAAAATACCAGCTGTGCACGTTTGGCCAGCAGCGGGAAGTTGATCTTGCTCACCTCATCGCTTGGCTTGTGGTAATCGGCATGCACGCCGTTAAAAAAGAAAATAATTGGCACACCATGCTTAGCAAAGTTGTAATGATCTGAACGGTAATAAAAACGGTTCGGATCTTTCGGATCATCGTATTTGTAATCCAGTTTCAGATGCGTATACGTGTTATTAGCATTCTCCAATACCTTGCGCAGTGTAGAGCTCAGCATGGCCGAGCCAATTGGATAAACAAAGTTGGCTGAATCCGGACTGTTCAAATACTCCTCACCCACACGACCAATCATATCTATATTCAGATCTGTAATGGTATTAGCCAACGGGAACACCGGATGCTCGGCATAATATTCAGAACCCAGCAGGCCTTTTTCCTCACCCACGTTACCCAGAAACAGGATAGTGCGTTTCGGGCCATGGCCCTCTTTCTTTGCCTGCATAAAGGCGCGTGCAATTTCCAGAATACCTACAGAGCCCGAGCCATCATCATCAGCACCGTTGTTTACCTTGTCCGGTCCATCAGCATTCAGGCCGATGTGATCGTAATGAGCCGAGAACACCAATACTTCATCCTTTAGCTTAGGATCAGACCCGGGGATATATGATACAATATCCTCTGCGTTAATATCTTTATGTATGGTACCAAAATCGGCCACTACCGGCACTTTTACCACCTGGGTTTGCGGCTTGCCTTCCTCAATGGCACTTTTTAATGCTTCATACGTTTTACCGGTATTTTTTAGCAATTGATTGGCTACTGCCGGGGTGATGAAGAAGTTAACCGGTGGTACAGGTACAACTTCCGTATTCTCTTTTTTCAGGCTCATACTAACGCGCGGTGTTGCAAAACGAGCAGCGTTAGCGGCAGTAGCGTTACTTACCTGCAAAATCAAAGCCGGGTTCTTAGCAATCAGGTGTTGCATAATGGCCTGGCGGGCCTCGCTCATGATCACCCCTCGGCGACGGGCGCTGGTGGTTTGCGGGATGACCGTACCAGGGCGCTCCTCACCTATCAGCAGTACAATTTTGCCGGTCACATCGGCAGTCATTTCTGCGGGCGAGCCATAGCCCACAAATACAATACTGCTTTCATTTAATTTCTTTGGATCGGCCCATCCCTGTGCGTAGTAGTCTTTACCGTAAATCAGGCTGGCACCGTTAACCATAAATTTATCGGCCCGCAATGAGGTTTCCTCCAACGCAACATCCAGAAAGTAAGAACCTTTGTTGGCAGGCAGCAGGCCTAAGGCTTTGTACTCGCCAGCCAGATAACGGGCGGCTTTTTCGGCCCCGGGTTTACCTGTTTCTCGGCCTTCCATATCATCGGCGGCTAGTATGGTTAAATGGGCTTTGGCGTTTTGAGGGGTAATGTAACCGGCATATTTTTTAGCCAGTACATCTGGTTGCTGGGCACAGGCAGATGCAGCAACAGCCACCACCACCGTTAGTAGAGCAATTTTCTTCATGATGTTAGTTAATCCGTTACTGCCGGATGGCTCCGGCAGTATATGTTTGTTTGCTTTGTTTGCTTAGCAGGAAATTTTACCTACCCGGGTAGCATGGCGACCGCCCTCAAAATCGGTGCTCAAGAAAACGTTGACAATCTTTTTGGCCAACTCCAGCGAAATGAAACGCGCCGGGATTACCACAATATTGGCATTGTTATGCTGACGCGCCAGCGCTGCCAGTTCTTCGTTCCAGCAAATTGCTGCACGTATGCCCTGGTGTTTATTGGCCGCAATAGCAATGCCGTTGCCGCTGCCGCAAACCAATATACCAAAATCGGCATCGCCGTTCTCAATGGCGTTGGCTACGGGGTGAGCAAAATCAGGATAGTCAACAGAATCTGTAGAATAGGTACCAAAATCACTCACTTCGCTGGCTTGTACGCTGCCTGCCAATGCTTGTTTATACTCAAATCCGGCGTGGTCTGCCCCTATTGCTAACTTAATTCCTGGTTTCATTGAAGGGATGTAAAATTAAGCGGCTAAGGTAAGCATTTTGTTCTGCTTAAAAAACGTATTTTGCCCTGCGCAAGCACCGCAACCACTTATAAACCTGCTATGAACACTCGCTATTGCTTTGCCCTTGATCTGGTGAATGACCCTACTTTAATTGCCGAATACGAGGCCTACCACCGTGCTGTTTGGCCCGAAATATTGAAGAGCATAACCGATGCCGGCATCATCGATATGGAAATCTATC
This region of Mucilaginibacter yixingensis genomic DNA includes:
- a CDS encoding glycogen synthase is translated as MRIYHLSAECYPVAKIGGLGDVVGALPKYQNKAGLSAAVVLPHYDRKFVREHQFDVVFRATNLFGGKRTEFEVWKEKADTLGFELYLIHIPGLLDRENIYSYPDETEQFIAYQLAFLDWINWSQQAPDIIHCHDHHSGLIPFMLAHSALYKRLANTRTVFTIHNGQYHGAFGWSKFAYLPEVDMTSTGLLDWSNGINPLASAVRCCSAYTTVSPSYMDELTWQSNGLEHLFQMERHRGVGIVNGIDTQVWNPETDPMIAANYSLKNIAEGKQKNKEALCKRFDLDTEKPLISFIGRLVDDKGADLLAEAIDRAIEQYPWEANFLVLGTGDPDTEQALDVLKLRQTQQYRVYIGYDEQLSHQIYAGSDFLLMPSRVEPCGLNQLYSLRYGTVPMVRSTGGLKDTVIDYGDEGGYGIRFDQASVRDIVYSVGRAISLYRDAAHMAQLRNRMMSLDFSWDRSAREYIHLYERLITNI
- a CDS encoding M28 family peptidase, whose translation is MKKIALLTVVVAVAASACAQQPDVLAKKYAGYITPQNAKAHLTILAADDMEGRETGKPGAEKAARYLAGEYKALGLLPANKGSYFLDVALEETSLRADKFMVNGASLIYGKDYYAQGWADPKKLNESSIVFVGYGSPAEMTADVTGKIVLLIGEERPGTVIPQTTSARRRGVIMSEARQAIMQHLIAKNPALILQVSNATAANAARFATPRVSMSLKKENTEVVPVPPVNFFITPAVANQLLKNTGKTYEALKSAIEEGKPQTQVVKVPVVADFGTIHKDINAEDIVSYIPGSDPKLKDEVLVFSAHYDHIGLNADGPDKVNNGADDDGSGSVGILEIARAFMQAKKEGHGPKRTILFLGNVGEEKGLLGSEYYAEHPVFPLANTITDLNIDMIGRVGEEYLNSPDSANFVYPIGSAMLSSTLRKVLENANNTYTHLKLDYKYDDPKDPNRFYYRSDHYNFAKHGVPIIFFFNGVHADYHKPSDEVSKINFPLLAKRAQLVFYIGWDLANRAERPVVDVKSPMASDR
- the rpiB gene encoding ribose 5-phosphate isomerase B, with product MKPGIKLAIGADHAGFEYKQALAGSVQASEVSDFGTYSTDSVDYPDFAHPVANAIENGDADFGILVCGSGNGIAIAANKHQGIRAAICWNEELAALARQHNNANIVVIPARFISLELAKKIVNVFLSTDFEGGRHATRVGKISC